The genomic DNA AAAACACAAGCAAAGGAAACAAATACAACACAAGCAGTTGCAGGGGACTCGAATTTTTGGACAGAAATCCCGACGTCGGCGAGCTAGAAATCCGCCGACGTCAAGAGAGAGGAGGCTTTTAGATCTCTCGATAGTTGTGCTTGAGAGGTTTCTCAATAGACCTAGTAGAAATCATCAACCTCTCAAGCTAGGACAATTTCTGGAAATGGAGGACATAGACATATGTATCCTGTTGTGGGTGTTGAAGTCAAAGTGGGGACTGAGGAGATGGCTTCTGTTTACAACAAGCTGGTTAATGAAGAGGGATTTGATGAAACAAAGACTGAGCTTGATATGTACTTAAAGGAAAGTGTTGAGAATCCAAAGAGCAATTTACTGGGAACCGAGTATGATGTCTTGTCATGGTGGAGGTTAAATTCAACAAGGTTTCCAGTTTTATCAGAACTTGCTAGAGATATTCTAGCTATGCAAGTTTCTTCAGTTGCTTCAAAATCTGCTTTTAGCACACGTGGTCAGATTCTTGTCCCACAAAGGAGTTGTTTAACTCACTACATGATTGAGGTCTTGATGTACACTGAATAATGGATGAAGGCTGACCATCACATAGGTGAAAAAGGAGTGGAAAACTTTGCACAAATGGTTGCTGATATTGAAGATCAAGATAAACTTGAGAAAGGTAATACATCTAGTTTTTAAATTGATCAATTTTCTGTCTTATTGCCAATTGTTTAAAAGCTTAACCATTATATGTGTTTCATTGTGTAGAGTTTCAGGTTGCTAGTGAAGGACAAGGCAATTAAACAAAGACACGACAATCACTCATGTACCTCTCTTATACACGATGACATTTCTGTTGATGTCATTTGTTTAAAGTTTGAGTATATTACTATGTATTCTGACTTTTACATTTAATATATTTCAGgtaggagaaagaaagaaactgcAGATGGAAGAACTACCAGTTTGATTCAACTACTCTTTAAATTTCAAACTCTAAACCttattcttttttaatctcCTTAAACTCTGTCTATTTTGAACTTGATATATGGTAACATGTTCTTATACAtgttcatatattataaattaaattaatgtcaAAGGAAACTGAAAATAgaagataatataattaaaggttactttagtaattttgttttctaatcaCACTCAAGTTGTATCCCAATCGCTCTACCattcaaaaatatgatataaCTGCATTGCACCCGAATCGGATTTCCATTCACAATTTTACCTAATCGTATCGCTCCCAAATCACATCGCACCCGCACTTGAATCGTAATCGCACGCGAAACGGACTACCATTCGGGGCCTTAGTCAGTAGTATTCGAAGCTATAAAACCGCTATACATCGTGAACCCTAGTTCCTCTTTGCGCCGCTTCACACTCTCTCGTCTTCCTTTTTTGTTTCCGGCGGGCTCTTTCTCCTGTCAAAACACCATGTTTATGAGTCAATTTCGTATCTGCAAGCCTTTGATCAACTCTCGTCTGCCTTTGTTCCGCCCCTTTCTCTCTAGATGTTTCGATCTGTCCTTCAGTACCATGGCTGATACCGAAGATCTTGGtaattttaggattgttttaactattttaGTTCTTGGTAGTTTCGTCTTCCTTGTGATTTAATGCGTCTTAATtgattgttaaaaataaaataaaaatctccgCAGTGCCTAAAGCAGCAGGCGTCTTCTGGGACGTCGAGGACTACAAGATCCCTGATGGTCTCACTGCTCGTGATGTTGCAGAGAATATCAGAGCGACACTTGCGGAAGTTGGACATCGTGGTCCGATCACAATCAGGGCTTTTGCTAGTGATAAGAATCGGACCCCGGACTATGAATTTGCTTACGCCGGAATCAAACTCAAGCGCGTAGCAAGAGGTgaatatcattaattaattatcttattattttacttGTCTGGGGTTTATTTATGGTTGGTTTCAGGCCCGAAAGGAGAGCATAAGCATCATCGGAGAGATATGGCTCTTTTAGGTGACATGGGTTTCTATGCTGGTAGTCACGGTAAAGCACGATCAATGATAATTTTTATCTCTGATAGCAACTATGACGACGCTGACAAAGAGTTTAGGAGTTGGAATCATGTTGTCCTTTGGGCAAAACTATCTGCCGAGGGGAAGCCTATCCCCCAGACCAGAAGAACCTCTAAGCGTATTTGAATGAGACCCAAAACATACTCTTTGGTTCTCGATAGCTAATTAATGTAGTTTGTTTTTAATGTCGTTTGTGTGTGTATGAAAAACATCGACTTTTTATCAATGATTATGCTGAGGTTTTATTTCGTCCTAAAATGCATTTCNNNNNNNNNNNNNNNNNNNNNNNNNNNNNNNNNNNNNNNNNNNNNNNNNNNNNNNNNNNNNNNNNNNNNNNNNNNNNNNNNNNNNNNNNNNNNNNNNNNNNNNNNNNNNNNNNNNNNNNNNNNNNNNNNNNNNNNNNNNNNNNNNNNNNNNNNNNNNNNNNNNNNNNNNNNNNNNNNNNNNNNNNNNNNNNNNNNNNNNNNNNNNNNNACAGACAACAAATCTAGCTAGTACTAGTAGCTAAATAATTCAAACATGGGTGAAGAGTTTCACTTCTTTATAATTGGAATGATCGAAGACACCGTCTGGATAAGTCTTTGTTCATGTCTTACCCTAAAAATTTCCTCCTTAACAAGGTTTCTGCATACGttcttgttgttgcttcttcCTGCTTCCAAACTCTCGTTCCAGTTCAAAGATTATAATTTCATATCCTTCTGACACCGCTTTTAGCCCGATATACATATAATCAGATTgtatgtttttagtttattcTTATAGGGTTTATTTTAAGAAGGCCCATTTACGAAAGTGAGCTATGGACTTAGTCAGTAGTATGCGTAGCTATAAAACCGCTATAccccttcatttttttttattgacatcataaaccctaattctcactCTCTATCGTCTTCCTTTTTTGTTTCCGGCTGGCTCTTTCTCCTGTCAAAACACCATGTTTATGAGTCAATTTCGTAGCTGTAAGCCTTTGATTAACTCTCGTCTGCCTTTGTTCCGCCCCTTTCTCTCTAAATGTTTCGATCAGTCCTTCAGTACCATGGCTGATACCGAAGACCTTGGtaattttagaattgttttatctatctctctttttttttttgttgaagaaaTTGCAAATATACTACTGTGTTTCGATTCCTAAATCGTCCTTGTGCTTTAGTCACGGTGAAGCACGATCAATGATAATTTTTATCTCTGATAGCAACTATGACGACGCTGACAAAGAGTTTAGGAGTTGGAATCAGGTTGTCCTTTGGGCAAAACTATCTGCCGAGGGGAAGCCTATCCCCCAGACCAGAAGAACCTCTAAGCGTTGTTGAATGAGACCCAAAACATACTCTTTGGTTCTCGATAGCTAATTAATGTAGTTTGTTTTTAATGTCGTTTGTGTGTGTATGAAAAACATCGACTTTTTATCAATGATTATGCTGAGGTTTTATTTCGTCCTAAAATGCATTTCTTCACTAAGGGCACAGCAACTGTTACTGTGCATTTCTTCACTATGGTTTCTTCACTAGGGGCACAGCATTTCTTCACTAAGGGCATTTCTTCGTCCTAAAATGCATTTCTTCACTAAGGGCACAGCAACTGTTACTAATTTTTTCGCAACCATAATATTGGCAAATCTGTGAATTGATTCTTTTAAAAGCAAATTCACTTTCACCTGCacccataaaacaaaaacactcaGATGTTACGATCGATGCAAAGAGCATAGACAAAACACTCAGATGTTACTGGACAGCTGTCCAACAAATAAGTTAATGTGCAAAGTCAATTATCCTGATTGTTACTGAGTTTGTCTAGCGTTTGTTTGGACAGCTGTCCAGTAACAGCCGATATCTGATTATTTTTACCTTTGCTGCCATGTATTCGTAGCTAGTAGCTAGTATACGATAGTTTAAACATTCAAAGCTTTCCGACGATCTTTCCTACTCATAAGAAGAAAGTTAATTTCGTTAAAAGTTAAATGAGTCAGTACAAATTAGCTTATTGATAACTCTCCGAATCAAACTCTACCAACTTCATCATATTTTTGGGACAAGAAAttaataaagtgattatttaaACGGACAACAAATCTAGCTAGTCACTACGTACTAGCTATATATTTCGAACAAGGGTGAAAGAATTCTCACTTCTTTATAATTGGAATGATCGTAAACACCGTCTGGACAAGAGTCATCAGCAATAGACACGTAGCGGCTGCGGTAGCTGTCCCTGTCCACAGGTCGCTGCAATACACGCGCCTGAGGATGGCGTGTGACTTATTGCATTTGTTGTTGTAGTGTTCCATTACTTCCGTTGCGATATCACAATAGTAAGAGCCATCATGCATGACTCCTAGACAGAGCTTGTTCACCATCTTAGCCACCGTACGATGTTGCCCAAGCCAATTGTTTATTATCCCTTACAATAACCAAAACCATAATGAATCAATCGATACTCAAGAGAAATATTAATAGGTCAAGCTACTAATTAAGTACACAAAGTGTGAAGATACAAACACAAATAGACAAGAGAAATATTAAtaggtcaatctactaattaaGTACCTTTCTCGACAAGCAAGTCGACGTCCTTCTCGGTGTCGATGAGGAAATCCAAGAACATGACGTAGTTACATACGTGGGCGTTGAACGGGTAATGGCACTGCTCAAGTGCCATTATGTTTCTAAGTATCATCTCTGCATCGTCATCAGCTAAAAAACATGGTATACTCAAAACACCATTGCTGAATTTCACCTCGACCGACAGCTCGTCTTCCACGGCTTCAAATTTCACTCCCCCGTTATCTAGCTTATCCGCATTATACATTTCATACATAGGCCTGAAGATCCCATAACCATGCTCTGGAACTGTCTCCACCCTCACACACCTTGCCATATCAGTAAAATGTCTAAACTTTGAGTTGTTTCCAATCTTGTCTTGGACTCGAAAATGGGTGATGGTTAATTCACGGAACGTCTCGTGCGAGGAGAGTATTGAAACTATTGGATCGAAGAGTTTCTCGAGGATAAAGTAAGGAAGCTGGTTCTCGAGCAAGATGAGATCTCCAGTGACTGTGTGTACAAGACAAGGCTCGTCCATAAGAGGATCCCCTATTTTCTCTGGTCCTTTTACGTAAAACCTCAAAAAGAGCTCTAGTATGAAAACAGAGTCGTGCAAGATCATGTCCACGAAATCTAGAGATGGAATCCAAGCCGTTGATTCAGAGTAGCTTGCCCTGATAagatcttcgtcttcttctattATCTTCCTGAATCCATCAATGACTGCTTTCTTCCCTTCAACCCTTCGTGAGAATTCCATCAAGTAAACTTTCTTGTGGCCCTCCATGTTCAAGTAGCCCATGAGCTTCGTGTTTGTGATATCTCCACGAGACTTGAGAGCTCGAGATATTAAAGATCGGTGAAGAGGTCCAATGAGAACCAGTTGAGGCGTGTATGCTTCCGGGCTTACTTGACGTAAGCAGTTTGGGACTCTGTAGATACAACAAAGATCAGGATTTGTAGGAAAACGCCACATCCCAGGAGCAGGTGATTTCTTCGTCGACTCATGGTTTGAGCCCGATTCAAGATCCAAGGTTCGTTCcattttcttgagaattttAAAGTCTCGTTTATAGTGAAAGAAAGACAACTTAAGTTCGAAATTTCCCTTGTAGTGAAAGATGGGTATAAGTAGGCCATGAGTTCATGACCATAGTTGCTTAATCCggattaaaattataaaacagaATTGATTCGAAACCTGAATCTTATCCTAAACAGGTTAAATTATACTTACTTTTTTCcgaccaaaaagaaaactagacTTGCTTTTTCTAGATTCagaaaattaatttagattaaAGAACCGGTTAAGCcattgttttttggttaaagagaAGCAAATAAGTTAATTAAATACCGTAAAGAGGAAGGCATCAGATGCAGCTTTCGAAACCCACAGCTCAAGACTGGTATCAACAGTATTAAAAAATCAGTCATGTTCTagcattttttaatttaatattcgTTATCGTTTTGCTCATTGCAACTTATAATAAGAAGACattactctctttcttttattctcttctgttttcttgttttgtgagatataaaatagaatttggcacgttttgagtaaaaaaaaagaggcacAACTCTTTCACACGCACattcaatgcactaatctccaCATATATCTTGATTAAGAAAATTTGTAGTCACAACCCACGTGCATGTACAAAATAAAGGGGGCCTTAGACGGGCTCAATTGATTTGGGCTTAGTATTGGGCTAATAatgtaagtaaaaaaaacacgAGGGTAGTTTAGTAAAATTAACAAATTCGaaatgtgagagagagaaacttgGGGAGTGGGGTACTGAGAGAGTGGAGGGGGTAATGGGTAAATGTGGGTGATAACCGCATCCAACCGTCACTACAAAacccaaagagaagaagaagaagaagaagaagaagagagatcagTGAGAGTTAGAGAGATGAGGAAAATGGAAgcgaataataataataagaaggaAGAGATAAAGAAAGGGCCATGGAAAGCCGAAGAAGACGAAGTATTGATCAACCATGTTAAGAGATACGGTCCTCGTGACTGGAGCTCCATTCGATCCAAAGGTCTTCTTCACCGCACTGGCAAATCTTGTCGTCTCCGTTGGGTCAATAAACTCCGTCCCAATCTCAAAAAGTActcatctttctcctctctctgctcaattttgatctttgtttgctttaaaatttagggttttgttttgttgttttggggGTTCATGGATGAAGTGGATGCAAGTTCTCGGCTGATGAAGAGAGGGTTGTGATAGAGTTGCAATCTGAGTTTGGGAACAAATGGGCTAGAATCGCTACGTATTTACCTGGAAGAACTGATAACGATGTTAAGAACTTTTGGAGTAGCAGACAAAAGAGACTCGCTAGGATTCTTCATAACTCCTCCTCTGATGCTTCCACTTCTaagtcttcctcttcttcttctcatcgaTGCAAGGGCAAACACGTCAAACCAATCCGTCAATCTTGCAATCCCACTCAGGTTATCTAATGATTCACAACAAAATTCACAAgtttttgactttatttttgggttttgagttttttaacTTTGTGGTTTCagggttttggtttgattgaggaagaagagattacagtgtcttcttcttcatcgttgaTGAAGGTTCCTTATTCATCTTCTGATCAAGTTGATGATAAAGCCTTGAGATTGCCCGATTTGGGTATTAAGTTAGAGCATCAGCCTTTCACTTTTGGCACTGATCTTGTTCTAGCTGAGTTCTCTGACTCACCTAACGATGCAAATCAGCAAGCTCTTATCCCTTTCTCTCCGGAAAGCAGAGAGCTTTTGGCTAGACTTGACGACCCTTTTTACTACGATATACTTGGACCTGCTGATTCTTATGAGCCGTTGTTCGCTCTTCCTCAGCCGTTTTTTGAGCCCTCCCCTGCCCCGAGAAGATGCAGACATGTTTCAAAGGATGAAGAACCTGATGTTTTCTTAGACGATTTCCCTGCTGACATGTTTGATCAAGTTGATCCGATCCGGACTCcttagattcttcttcttgcttgtaGATTGGTCTTCCTTTGTGTTGTGTTTAGGTCTAATTTGATGCGTTCTATTAACTATGAAGAACTGTTTCTAGATGTTTCAAGCAACAATCTAACTATGTAATGACAATTCTTGCTTCCTTGTTAATAtgatgtattgtttttttttataaaatcttattcgATTGAATGAAAACTTTGAAACGTAATTCATACAAAAGCAGTTCAAATACAATCAAAAGTACAGAAACAGAGGACACTGAAGACAAATTGACTAAACCGGTGATTGGCTTATGACTGGGCAGGATCATGACTGAACCTAATTCCAGCTTTACCATGACTCAAAACCACCTCATACTCCCCAGCTTTAGCAGACCCATCTTTACTTGAAATCTCTCTTCTCAATTCAACATAAGCACAGTAGTCTACTTCATACACAGTTGTATCTTTATAGAACGTTGAAAATGTAGTTCCAACTCCTTCCCctgaaaatttcaaaagagGTTTAGAAGGTAACAACATTGAAACTGCACATAGTTCATCAGAGAAGGGAACTGATTAACATCTGACTGAGTTAAGACGGATTGAAATTGATCAATACAAGAGTTATTTTACAGATACACAACAAGTTAAAAACAAATCGATGTGGAAACTAAAAGTCAGAGACTTGCATACCGTGAGTGACTAAGAGCAAATTCTCTGAAGGATACTTATCAGCAAGAGCTTTTACAACTTTAACATATCGATCTCTGCAGCCTTCAACAGACTCTTCCCATTTTGGCAACTGAACAGAAGGAAACCAAGGATCAAGTTTTTGACCAACgtataaaaaaagaaaccaatgcaaaaaaaatcaaaacttgaaaaGGTCCTAAGAGAGAGTAAAAAAGCACCTCTTTATAAACCATATCCACATTATGATCCACCATTCCCTCAGGAAACATAGCTTCAAGATCTGAAATACTAAAGTCAAAGTTTCCATCTTTAGGAGCAAACTCACGCCTTATAGCCACTGCGTTCAGCATCTCACACAAACCAAGCTCAATAGAAACCTGAGAAAGAAGCAAACATAATAAACATCTCAGCTGATTTGATCTTATACTACTAGTACAACAGAGAACGATCATGGTTACCGCAGTTCGATTCAACTTCCTAGactacaaaaatttgaaactcaacaaaaaaaaaatgaagacttttgtGGTTTATTAAGATGATCTGACCTTGAGGTTAGATGTATCAATGGAAGGGACGTCTTGGGAAGACATGGCGTTGGGATCGACAATGTCTGCGGAGAGAGCAGCGACGACTTCAGAAGCAGTCTGGACGCATCGGAGAAAAGGGGAGACGAAGACGCGGTGAATCGGGAACGCGATCTGAGATCGGATCCTTTGACCGGTACGAAACGCTCGAATCATACCGTCTTGAACGAGAGGAGGATCCCAAGGTCTCTCGGCTGTTGAAACCCAGAGTGGCTCGAAATTGTCGATTCGATCACCGTGACGCATCACAAAGATGTTTTGGTAGCTGCCATCATCAACGTTAGATTTGGGAGActccattgtttttgtttcttcttctttctcttcggTTTAATGCGACTGTTATGGATTCGTATTTATAAGgggaattatatttttttttcctttttaatgtTTGTGGATATGTCATAACTCATAACATTAATAAGTGCCACTCCTAGTAAATTGTTGAGAAATACCcttaaattaattgttttttataacaACTGTGATCTTTTTCAAAAGACTAGGAAACTGCAAAGGTTTTTTCTCATTCGAGAATATGATGTGTTCATAGCAccattacacaataatattttttttttttttttgtattggaaaAAGTGCTATaaacattttgttgttgtaaatgCAAATTGTATTACCGCACTAAACAAAAGCAGGATATAGTATACAATATGACTTGGAAAACTACTTATTTGATACTTTGTCTCTATCGATGAACTTAcacatatactgatatacataTGTCGACATCGTATTAACGACTAGTCATTCATTTTTtagaagaagataatatatatttgtgaacaaaacgaagataatatatattgttagcttttgttttagaaagaaagattgggtaaacaaaaaagaagaagcaaatacaTGTATAGGTGTGTGGTGAACTGGTGATGAATTGAATGACGTGACAAAACAAGGCTCTGATCtttcaaataaactaaatgGGATGATGCAATATAGTGACCCGATTACTTAACACAATCTGGATGTTAATATCTCCCTGTCATATCATATGATTTGCAACTTATTTTAACTAGTTTAATTAGAATTCGAACAATTCCTTAATGGAGGGGGTAGTTGGTCACAAACCCCACGCTAATGACTTTCGTAAAATCTTATTTAATATAGTTTGACTTGACCAATCATATTTAGAAATCATTTGTTAGATAGACAAATTCCAAAAAGTTATTCGCAAAAATAAGGATGAATTATTCTGCTTAGCGTGAAGTCATAGTAAAATACTGAGAATATGTCTTTAATTTGACGTTAAGTTTACTCGTTcagttaaaaagttttattggCTTATTCAATGAAACAACACATAAGTTCCCACAAATCCATGAGTTAAAAACTAAAGGTTGAATGAATGACATCAGCCTTTTTTTCCTTGGTATGACTACAATACTGTTCTTGTTGTATGCGTAACGTTCCCATTTGTAGTGAAGGTCATGTCCTGTTAACCAGAAGTTTCTAGATAACCATATCTGGCTTTCTAGTGCCATGATCATCCGGAACACACACACAATTGAGTTAAACAGAAGTTTGGTCTGTGGTACTCAAGGAATTGTACTTGATTCCACTTTGACTAAGACTTGTAATCACCTCGAAGTCTCCTCCAGCTATAATAGATCCATCTTTACTCAAGACCTGTCTTCTCAGTTCAGCACAAGCACAATATTCTACGTCGTACACATCTACGCCTTCAAAGGTTGCAAATGTTGTCCTTCCCTGCATTTTCCCAGCAAAACATGAATTGATTGAAGAAAGGGGCTGACTAGTGACTATACTCATAAGACTCATAAGGAAACGAGGCAGAAAGAATGAGAGATTGATACGGATAAAAAGTAAAGAATGTGTAGTATACCGTGAGTGATTAAGAGCAAGTTCTCAGAAGGATACTTATCAGCAAGAGTCTTTATCAAATTAAGAAATCGATCTGTACATCCTTCCACTGGCTCTTCCCATTGCGGCATCTAAAACGACGGCGGACAGAGCAGCGATAGCTTCGGAAGCAGTCTGAACGCAGCGGACGAAAGGGGAGACGAAAACGCGGTGAATCGGAAAGTGGATCTGAGATCGAATCCGTTGACCAGTTTGAAACGCTCGAACCATACCGTCTTGAACGAGGGGAGGATCCCATGGTCTGGCGGCTGTATCGAGCCAGAGTGGATCGACTTTGTCAATGCGATCACCGTGACGCATCATCAAGATATTTTGGTAGCCATCGGGGTTTAGGTTTAGTAGCAGACTCCATTGTTGCTCTTGCTCTGATTGTTCCTGGTGTGACCTTTGAGAGTACGTTGGAAGTAATTGTATAATACATTGtctcgttttttattttattttgagttttaCTCGAAAaggttatataatataatatttttattattttatcaaaaggATCTAATCTAATTAAGCTGTAATGGACAAAACCAGCTTAACCTATTTGATTTGGTTGGCTTATAACACGATCATGGATATGGATTGGGACGTTGTGTGGTCCATGACTATAGTAACCACAAATTAAGGATTTCAATAAAAAGACTGAATCGAGACGGCTAACTTCGGTTTAATCCGGTTCGGCGTGACTggtgtttttcctttttacaaCAAGTCAACAAATAAGAACGTTATATGAACGGTAACTTTTTTAAAACGGTGTAACAGTGTATGTATGTAACGGtagtatttttgtaaattaaaagatcaaatttaattaattaacccCTTACCTCTTCTCTTTAAATACGGTTCTCGTATTCTCGATATCAAAGTTaggagaaaggaaaaaaaaaccctaaaacgatctagaatcatctctctctcttactcgAGTCCTAAGTTCCTCTGTTTCTAAATACAtagtttcttcatcatcatggCTGCGGTGGTATTATTTCTGGATGGTTCGTGAATATGCTAAGCTTCGGTCCGATCTATCAACGCTCTCATAGGTTcgttctctctctatctttatcTCTCTCACCGTAGTATCTAATTCAACTGCTGGAGTCTATAGCTTAGGGTCTCTGTTCATtctttctgacttttttttgttttgtttattctcATGGTTTCAGATCGGGTGCAAGCAAGCTAGCTACTAAAGGTCTCGCCTTGATCAAATTACGTCACCGTTCTCGGGTCTGGTCTCCGGTTCAAGTTGGATCTTTAACTATAGAATTTCAAAATTCGTTTATATATTATCATGCGTGTGATCGATTATAAATTTGCAATatggaattttattttgtaggtTGCAATATACAAGTCAATAAACTGGGTTggtttcctctgtttccatAATTTGATTGAGGTATGTTTGACTCTCTCACCAATTCTCTACTAAACTACTACTGATGATT from Camelina sativa cultivar DH55 chromosome 7, Cs, whole genome shotgun sequence includes the following:
- the LOC104699863 gene encoding uncharacterized protein LOC104699863, which codes for MESPKSNVDDGSYQNIFVMRHGDRIDNFEPLWVSTAERPWDPPLVQDGMIRAFRTGQRIRSQIAFPIHRVFVSPFLRCVQTASEVVAALSADIVDPNAMSSQDVPSIDTSNLKVSIELGLCEMLNAVAIRREFAPKDGNFDFSISDLEAMFPEGMVDHNVDMVYKELPKWEESVEGCRDRYVKVVKALADKYPSENLLLVTHGEGVGTTFSTFYKDTTVYEVDYCAYVELRREISSKDGSAKAGEYEVVLSHGKAGIRFSHDPAQS
- the LOC104699862 gene encoding myb-related protein 305-like, translated to MRKMEANNNNKKEEIKKGPWKAEEDEVLINHVKRYGPRDWSSIRSKGLLHRTGKSCRLRWVNKLRPNLKNGCKFSADEERVVIELQSEFGNKWARIATYLPGRTDNDVKNFWSSRQKRLARILHNSSSDASTSKSSSSSSHRCKGKHVKPIRQSCNPTQGFGLIEEEEITVSSSSSLMKVPYSSSDQVDDKALRLPDLGIKLEHQPFTFGTDLVLAEFSDSPNDANQQALIPFSPESRELLARLDDPFYYDILGPADSYEPLFALPQPFFEPSPAPRRCRHVSKDEEPDVFLDDFPADMFDQVDPIRTP
- the LOC104699861 gene encoding uncharacterized protein LOC104699861, whose translation is MFMSQFRICKPLINSRLPLFRPFLSRCFDLSFSTMADTEDLVPKAAGVFWDVEDYKIPDGLTARDVAENIRATLAEVGHRGPITIRAFASDKNRTPDYEFAYAGIKLKRVARGPKGEHKHHRRDMALLGDMGFYAGSHGKARSMIIFISDSNYDDADKEFRSWNHVVLWAKLSAEGKPIPQTRRTSKRI
- the LOC104699860 gene encoding UPF0481 protein At3g47200-like isoform X2, which translates into the protein MERTLDLESGSNHESTKKSPAPGMWRFPTNPDLCCIYRVPNCLRQVSPEAYTPQLVLIGPLHRSLISRALKSRGDITNTKLMGYLNMEGHKKVYLMEFSRRVEGKKAVIDGFRKIIEEDEDLIRASYSESTAWIPSLDFVDMILHDSVFILELFLRFYVKGPEKIGDPLMDEPCLVHTVTGDLILLENQLPYFILEKLFDPIVSILSSHETFRELTITHFRVQDKIGNNSKFRHFTDMARCVRVETVPEHGYGIFRPMYEMYNADKLDNGGVKFEAVEDELSVEVKFSNGVLSIPCFLADDDAEMILRNIMALEQCHYPFNAHVCNYVMFLDFLIDTEKDVDLLVEKGIINNWLGQHRTVAKMVNKLCLGVMHDGSYYCDIATEVMEHYNNKCNKSHAILRRVYCSDLWTGTATAAATCLLLMTLVQTVFTIIPIIKK
- the LOC104699860 gene encoding UPF0481 protein At3g47200-like isoform X1, producing MERTLDLESGSNHESTKKSPAPGMWRFPTNPDLCCIYRVPNCLRQVSPEAYTPQLVLIGPLHRSLISRALKSRGDITNTKLMGYLNMEGHKKVYLMEFSRRVEGKKAVIDGFRKIIEEDEDLIRASYSESTAWIPSLDFVDMILHDSVFILELFLRFYVKGPEKIGDPLMDEPCLVHTVTGDLILLENQLPYFILEKLFDPIVSILSSHETFRELTITHFRVQDKIGNNSKFRHFTDMARCVRVETVPEHGYGIFRPMYEMYNADKLDNGGVKFEAVEDELSVEVKFSNGVLSIPCFLADDDAEMILRNIMALEQCHYPFNAHVCNYVMFLDFLIDTEKDVDLLVEKGIINNWLGQHRTVAKMVNKLCLGVMHDGSYYCDIATEVMEHYNNKCNKSHAILRRVYCSDLWTGTATAAATCLLLMTLVQTVFTIIPIIKKKDRRKALNV